The Actinomycetota bacterium sequence CATGGCGTCCGCCCGCCGGACCGCCGCCTGATCGGAGGTGACCTCGCTCCGGCCACCCACCCTGGCGATGGCCCGGGCCACGGACCGCAGGTTCCCCATCCCGTAGTCGAGGATCGCGATCACGCCAGGACGCCCTTCGTGGAAGGCGGCCCCTGGCCCTCGCCGCCGCTCACCCGACAGGCATCACCCAGCGCCCGGGCCAGGGCCTTGAACTCGGCCTCCACGATGTGGTGGGGGCTCCGGCCGCTGACCAGGCGGGCGTGCAACGTGATCCCCGCAGCGGTGGCGAAGGCCCGCACGAAGTCCTCCGTCAGCCCGGGGTCGTAGGTCCCGATCAGCTCCGCCGGAACCGGGACCTCGTGGACCACGAACGGACGCCCCGACAGGTCCAGCGCCACTTCCACCAGCGCCTCGTCCAGCGGGACCGACACCGACCCGAACCGGCGAATTCCGGCCTTGTCCCCCAGCGCCTCGGCCAGCGCCTGCCCCACCGCGATCCCCACGTCCTCCACGGTGTGGTGCGCGTCGACCTCCAGGTCCCCGGAGGCCGTCACGTCGAGGTCGAATCCCGCATGCGTCCCCAGCTGCCGGAGCATGTGGTCGAAGAACGGCAAGCCCGTCTCGGCGCTCGTCGTCCCGGTGCCGTCCACGCGCAGGACCACCTTCACGCTGGTCTCCCGCGTGGTCCGTTCCACCGTGGCCTCCCGGACCCGGGCCGTGGTCACAGGGTCCCCTTCAGCGCCCACAGGAACTGGTCGACCTCCTCGGGGGTCCCCGCCGTCACCCGCAGGCACCCCAGCACCTGGTCGGACACGTCGCGGACCAGCACACCGCGTTCCACCAGGCTCTCCCACACCTCGGCGGCCGCCCTGGCCGGCCGGAACAGCACGAAGTTGGCGTCCGAGGGGAACACCTCCACACCTTCCAGCCCGGCGAGCTCTTCCAGGATGCGGTCCCGCTGGCGCCGCACTGCGTCCAGGATGGCCATCGCCTCCTCGGCGTGGCGGAGCGCGGCCAGTCCCGCGGCCTGAGTGAGGGCGGAGACGTGGTACGGAAGGCGGACCCGCCGGAGATCCTCCACCACCGCGGGCTGCGCGAGGCAGTACCCGAGCCGGGCCCCGGCCAGCGCGAACGCCTTCGAGAACGTCCGGACGACCAGGACGTTCGGGCAGGAGTCCACCAGGCCGATCGCGGACTTGCCGCCGAACTCCACGTACGCCTCGTCCACCACCACCAGCCCCGGCACGGCCCGGGCCAGCTCCTCGACGACCTCCAGCGGCTGGGCGTTCCCGGTCGGGTTGTTTGGCGAGCACACGAAGGTGACCTCCGCGGCCGCGTCGGCGGCCCGCCGCACGGCGTCCGGACCCAGGACGAAGGGCGCCTCCACCGGGACGCGCTCGACCTCGGTGTGCGTGATCCAGGCCAGCCGCGCGTACATGTGGTACGTGGGCTCGAACACCAGGGCCCGCCGGCCCGGACCGCCGTACGCCAGCAGGACCTGCTGGAGGATCTCGTTCGAGCCGCTGGCCACCCACAGGCCCTCGGACCCCACCCCGAGCCGGTCCGCCAGATGGCCTCGCAGTCCCCGGACCTCCCGGTCGGGGTAGCGGTGGAGCTGGGCGTCCCGCAGGAACGCCGCCAGTTCCTCCACGAACGCGGGCGGCAGTGGGTACGGGCACTCGTTCGTGTTCAGGCGCACGGGCACCTGGGGCTGCGGAGGCTCGTACACCTCCACGGTTCGGAGCCCGGGCCGCGGCTCGGGCACGCCTCCATCGTTCATGGCTTCCAGCGAGGATACGAGCCCAGCACCCGCACGACCGCCGCGTCTCGCTCCAGGTCCGCCAGCGCTGCCTGCAGCGCGGGGTCCTCCAGGCCGGCCTCCACGTCCAGGAAGAACCGGTACCGCCAGGCCTCGCCGCCGCCCAGTGGCCGGGACTCGAGCTTGGACAGGTTGAGGCCGCGATCGGCGAACTGGCGGAGGCACTGAACCAGCGCGCCCGGGACGTCGGGCGTGGCGAAGGTCAGCGAGGTCTTGTCGGGTTTGCCCAGGGCCTGGTGGTCCGTGGCGATGGCGGCGAACCGGGTGCGGTTCCCCGGATCGGTCTGGATCCCGCTGGCCAGGACCTCCAGGCCGTACAGTCCGGCGGCCCGCTCGGACGCCACCGCGGCCTCGCCGGTCCGGCCCTGGTCGGCGATCCGCCGGGCCGCGCCGGCGGTGTCGAACACCGCGACGACCTCGGCGTCCAGCCCGGCCAGGAACTCCTGGCACTGGGCCAGAGCCTGGGGATGGGACGAGACGACCCGGACCTCCTCCAGCCGGGTCCCGGGCAGCGCCAGCAGCGCATGGGCCACGTTCACCACCACCTCGCCCACGATCCAGGCACCGCCCGAGGCCAGCAGGTCGTAGGTCTCGTTGATCGACCCCGCTTGCGAGTTCTCCACGGGCACCACGCCATAGTGGGCCAGCCCCGACGTGACCGCGCCGAACGCCTCCCGAAGGGTCCGGTGCGGCACGGCCTCCCCGTCCGGGAACAGCACGCGGGCAGCCTCCTCGGAGAACGCGCCGGGATCGCCCTGGTACGCAACACGCGAGCGCATGGCCACGGCGCCACTCTCCCACGGCGAAGGCACCGGCGGCTTGACGAATCGAGAGCGGCTCGCCCACAATCGGCGCACTGTGGCAGGACTCGCTGCGACCTGGCGCTGGCCCTGGGGCTCCGGGAGCCCGGCGCCGCCGCGCGTCTAGCCGCAGAGCGCAGCGCGCAGCGCCGAAGGCCCCGGGCTCGTACCGGGGCCTTCCTGGTTCCCGGCCCTCGAACTTCAGACGAGAACCCCAGACAGTTCCACGGAGGAGCAAATGGCAGCGCTCAGGACCGACACCGGACTGCGGATCCAGCCCGACGCCGAGACCTTCGACCGGCTCGCGGCGCGCTGGCCCCTGGTGCCCGTGTGGGCGGAGCTGCTGGCCGACGTGTCGACCCCCGTCGGCGTGTTCTCCGCGCTAGCGAACGGGCGGCCCGGCGCCCTGCTCGAGAGCGTGGAGCGGTCGGAGCGGTGGGGGAGGTACTCGTTCGTGGCCGGCGACCCCGCGACGATCGTCACCGTGGACGGCAGCGGGCTCCGCCTGGAACACGTCGCCAGGAGCCTGCCCGTCCAGCAGCCGGCGCCGGGAACTCCCGCGATCCCGGCCCTGCGAGCGGTGGCCGAGGCCCTCCGGGCCCCCCGGCTGGAGGGGCTCCCGCCGCTGACCGGCGGACTGGTCGGCTACCTCGCCTACGAGGCGGCGCTCCTCCTGGACGGCCATCCCCACCCGGGCCAGGCGCCGGTCCCGCCCATGCGCTTCCTGGTGGCGGACCGGGCGGCCGTGTTCGACCACTGGCGGCAGCGGCTGTTCCTGGTGGCCCACGTGCCCGGGTCCGCGGGGCGCGAGGAGGGCGTTCGGGCCCTGGAGGAGATGGCTCTCCGCATCCACGCGAACGGGACGCTCTTCCCCGAGCCGGCCGGCGCCGAGGGGACTCCCCCGCACGCCACGGTGAGCGTCGACGAGGCCGCCTTCCGCGCCAGCGTGGGAAGGGCCCGGGAGCACATCCTGGCCGGCGACATCTTCCAGGCCGTGCTGTCGCGACGGCTCTCCGTCCCCGCGCCGGACGGAGGCCTGCCGATCTACCGCCGGTTGCGCGTGGTGAACCCCGCGCCCTACATGTTCTTTCTGCGCATGCCGGGCCCTCTCGAGCTGGCGGGCTCGTCGCCCGAGCCGCTGGTGCGGGTGGAGGGACGCCGCGTGACCACCCGGCCCATCGCGGGGACACGGCCCCGGGGCCGGGACGCCGAGGAGGACCACCGGCTGGAGGAGGAGCTCCTGGCCGATCCCAAGGAACGCGCCGAGCACGCCATGCTGGTGGACCTGGCCCGCAACGACCTGGGCCGAGTGTGCACCGCCGGGTCGGTCCGGGTGACCGAGCTGATGTCGGTGGAACGGTTCTCTCGGGTCATGCACATCGTGAGCACGGTGGAGGGCGAGCTTCCCGACGGGGCCGGCCCGCTCGACGCCCTGGCCGCCGCGTTCCCCGCCGGAACGGTGACCGGGGCGCCCAAGCACCGGGCCATGGAGATCATCGCCGAGGAGGAACCGGTGGCCCGGGGACCCTACGCCGGCGCGGTCGGGTACCTCACCTTCGCCGGCGACCTGGATTTCTGCATCACCATCCGGACCGCGGTGGTCTCGGACGGGCGGGCCCACGTCCAGGCTGGAGCCGGGGTGGTGGCCGACTCCGACCCCGAGCGCGAGCTCCGGGAGACCGAGGCCAAGGCGTCGGCGCTGCTCCAGGCGGTCGGGGGGTGGGGCCGATGATCCTGGTGGTCGACCACTACGACTCGTTCGTCTACAACCTGGTCCAGCTGATCGAGGGGTTCGGCCATGGCACCGAGGTGGTGCGCTCCGACGCCGAACCGGTGGAGGCGCTCGCCGCACGGCGACCCGACGCGGTGATCCTGTCGCCGGGCCCCGGCAGGCCCGAGGACGCCGGCTGCTTCGTGGAGCTGATCGCGGCGCTCGACCCGGAGACGCCGCTGCTCGGCGTGTGCCTGGGCCACCAGGCCATCGGCGCCGCGTTCGGCGCCACGGTGAACCGGGCCCCCGAACCCGTCCACGGAAAGGCCTCCGCCGTGCACCACACCGGCCAGGGAATCTTCGAAGGGCTCCCCCAGCCCTTCCAGGCCGGCCGCTACCACTCGCTGGTGGTCGACCGTGAGGCCCTTCCGCCCGAGCTCGAGATCACGGCCCAAACGGACGACGGCCTGGTCATGGCCCTGAAGCACCGGGACCTTCCCCGCTACGGCGTCCAGTTCCACCCTGAGTCGATCCTGACCCCCGACGGCCCCAAGCTCGTGGAGAACTTCCTGATGCTGGCCCTCGCATGATGACCGCTATACTGATCTCATGACCAGAAAGCTGACCGCTACCGAGGCCAAGGCGAAGATCCTCGCGGTGCTCGACGAGGTCGCCGCGGGCGAAGAGGTGGAGATCACCAAGCACGGGCGGACGGTGGCGCGCCTCGTGCCGGCGACCGGCTCGCATGCCCTGAAGGGCGCACTCGCCGGTATCGCCATGACCGTCGGCACGGAAGAGGATCTTTTCGCGACCGGAGTCGCCTGGAACCTCCCGTGACAACGGTCCTGCTCGACACCCACGTCGTCCACTGGTGGTCCGCCGAGCCGGATCGCGTGAGCGCAGCCGCCCGCAAGGCTCTGGGAGGTGCGGATGAGCTGGCCGTGTCCGCCATCTCGTGGTTCGAGCTGGCCTGGCTTGCCAGGCACGAGCGAATCGCCCTGACCATCCCCATCCGTTCATGGCTCGAGCAGCTGGCCCGCCAGGTCCGGACGGTCGGGCTGACCCCGGCGATCGCGGACACGGCGGTGGCCCTTCCGTCGTCGTTCCCTGGCGACCCGGCGGACCGCCTGATCTACGCGACCGCGATCGAGCACGGTTGGCGATTGGTCACGAAGGACGGAGCGTTGCGTACCTACCGTCACCCGCGCCCAGTGGCGGTCTGGTAGCTCAGCTCAGCTCGAGGCGGCCTGCTTCTGCCTTTCCTCCTCCAGCAACACGCGGCGCAGCACCTTGCCCACCAGCGTCTCCGGCAGCGCGTCGCGGAACTCGATCTGCTTGGGGACCCGGTAGCCGGTGAGGTTCTCCCGGGACCACCCGATGAGCTCCTCCATGGTGGCTTGCTGGCCCTGGCGGAGCACCACGAACGCCTTCACCGCCTCGCCGGTGGTCTTGTCCGGCACCCCAACCACACAGACCTTCTCGATCTTCTCGTGGCGGTACAGGACCTGCTCGATGTCGGTGGGGTACACGTTGAACCCGGACACCAGGATCATGTCCTTCTTCCGGTCCACGATGAAGAAGTACCCCTCGTCGTCCACCTTGGCGATGTCCCCGGTGAACAGCCAGCGCTTCCCGTCGGTGCCTTCCCGGATCATGCCGGCGGTGTCCTCGGCGCGGTTCCAGTACCCCAGCATCACCTGCGGGCCCGAGATGGCCAGCTCGCCCTCGTGGCCCTGATCGACTTCCTTGGTTGGGTCGTCCAGGTCCACCAGCTTGCAGTCGGTGTCGGGAACGGGCAGGCCGATGGAGCCTTCCTTTCGCTTGCCCTCCAACGGGTTCGCGTGGGTGATCGGGGAGGTCTCGGTGAGCCCGTACCCCTCCACCACGCGCGATCCGGTGATCTTCTCGAACTTCTCCGCCACCGCCAGCGGCAGGGGAGCCGCGCCCGACAGGCAGTACCGGATCGAGGACAGGTCGTACTGCGGGGTCTCCTTGCCCTCGTTGATGGCGATGTACAGCCGCGGTACGCCGGGGAACAGCGTGGGCTTCTCCTTCTGGATCTCCTTCAGCGTGAGGTCCAGCTCGAACCGCGGCAGCATGACCAGCTTGAGGCCGTTCTGCATGGCCAGGTTCATGGCCACCGTCATCCCGTAGGAGTGGAAGAACGGGATCACGGCCATGATCGAGTCCTGGCCGGGACGAAGACCGGGGAACCACGCGGTGGCCTGGAGCCCGTTCGAGACCAGGTTGTGGTGCGACAGCATGGCCCCCTTGGAGAGCCCGGTGGTCCCGCCCGTGTAGATGAAGCCCGCGGCGTCGTTCTTCGCGTCCACCCGTGCAACCGGCGGGATGCTCCCCGCGCCACGCATCAGCTGCTTCCACCAGCGGACCTTGGCCCCCGCGGGGACCGGAGGCCAGGGGTGCCCCTCCTTCTTCGCGTTCTTCTTGAACACCAGCAGCGGCGCCAGGATGTTCTTGGGGAACGGCATGTAGTCCTCGAGCCCGCACACCACGACCTCGCGGAGCCCCACCTGGTCGCGGACGGCGGCGACGTTCGAGTACAGCTGGTCGAGGACCACCGCGACCTCGATGCCCGCATCGGTCAGCTGATGGGTCAGCTCGCGCTGGGTGTACAGGGGGTTATTGCCGACGATCACGGCGCCGATGCGGATGGTGGCGTAGTACGCGATGACGTACTGGGGGCAGTTCGGCAGGATCAGCCCGACCCGGTCCCCTTTCTTGACCCCCAGCCCCACCAGCGCGGCCGAGAACCGTTCCACCTCTCGCAACAGCTCGCGGTACGACAGGTGCTTGCCGAACCAGGCCAGCGCCGGCCGGTCCGGGAACCTCTGAACCGTGTCCTCGAACGCCGAGAACAAGGACTTCTCGGGGTAGGGCTCGAGCGTATGGGGCACGCCCTCGGGATAGCTGGCGAACCAGGGTCGGTGGTCGGTCATGGGCCTCTCCTCCCTCGGATGCAGGCATCATGACAGTCCGCGCGGACCGCCCACAAATGGCGGACTTGCCCTGATCGGGCCGGTCGACTCGGTCCTCGTTGGGCCGGTGGCCGCTTGCTCATCTTCGGGCCCGCACCGTAGCGTTACCGGCCAGTAGGTTTCGGGCGACAAGGGGGATCGCGTGAGCGACTGGGTGGACGCGCTGAAGGAGCAGGCCCGGGAGGCCCTGCCGCAGGTGGAGGGGACCCTGCGGGTGAAGGGCCTGCACGGCCCGGTCGAGGTCGTCCGGGACCGGTGGGGCGTGCCGCACATCTACGCCCAGGACCTGCACGACCTGTTCTTCGCGCAGGGGTTCGTGGTGGCGTCCGAGCGGCTGTTCCAGCTCGACTTCCTGCTGCGTTTCTCGAACGGCCGGCTGTCCACCATGTTCAGCCAGATGGCCGTCGCCATCGACCGGTTCGCCCGGACCGTCGGGCTGAA is a genomic window containing:
- a CDS encoding aminodeoxychorismate/anthranilate synthase component II, whose amino-acid sequence is MILVVDHYDSFVYNLVQLIEGFGHGTEVVRSDAEPVEALAARRPDAVILSPGPGRPEDAGCFVELIAALDPETPLLGVCLGHQAIGAAFGATVNRAPEPVHGKASAVHHTGQGIFEGLPQPFQAGRYHSLVVDREALPPELEITAQTDDGLVMALKHRDLPRYGVQFHPESILTPDGPKLVENFLMLALA
- the pheA gene encoding prephenate dehydratase codes for the protein MRSRVAYQGDPGAFSEEAARVLFPDGEAVPHRTLREAFGAVTSGLAHYGVVPVENSQAGSINETYDLLASGGAWIVGEVVVNVAHALLALPGTRLEEVRVVSSHPQALAQCQEFLAGLDAEVVAVFDTAGAARRIADQGRTGEAAVASERAAGLYGLEVLASGIQTDPGNRTRFAAIATDHQALGKPDKTSLTFATPDVPGALVQCLRQFADRGLNLSKLESRPLGGGEAWRYRFFLDVEAGLEDPALQAALADLERDAAVVRVLGSYPRWKP
- a CDS encoding long-chain fatty acid--CoA ligase: MTDHRPWFASYPEGVPHTLEPYPEKSLFSAFEDTVQRFPDRPALAWFGKHLSYRELLREVERFSAALVGLGVKKGDRVGLILPNCPQYVIAYYATIRIGAVIVGNNPLYTQRELTHQLTDAGIEVAVVLDQLYSNVAAVRDQVGLREVVVCGLEDYMPFPKNILAPLLVFKKNAKKEGHPWPPVPAGAKVRWWKQLMRGAGSIPPVARVDAKNDAAGFIYTGGTTGLSKGAMLSHHNLVSNGLQATAWFPGLRPGQDSIMAVIPFFHSYGMTVAMNLAMQNGLKLVMLPRFELDLTLKEIQKEKPTLFPGVPRLYIAINEGKETPQYDLSSIRYCLSGAAPLPLAVAEKFEKITGSRVVEGYGLTETSPITHANPLEGKRKEGSIGLPVPDTDCKLVDLDDPTKEVDQGHEGELAISGPQVMLGYWNRAEDTAGMIREGTDGKRWLFTGDIAKVDDEGYFFIVDRKKDMILVSGFNVYPTDIEQVLYRHEKIEKVCVVGVPDKTTGEAVKAFVVLRQGQQATMEELIGWSRENLTGYRVPKQIEFRDALPETLVGKVLRRVLLEEERQKQAASS
- a CDS encoding type II toxin-antitoxin system prevent-host-death family antitoxin: MTRKLTATEAKAKILAVLDEVAAGEEVEITKHGRTVARLVPATGSHALKGALAGIAMTVGTEEDLFATGVAWNLP
- the hisC gene encoding histidinol-phosphate transaminase gives rise to the protein MPEPRPGLRTVEVYEPPQPQVPVRLNTNECPYPLPPAFVEELAAFLRDAQLHRYPDREVRGLRGHLADRLGVGSEGLWVASGSNEILQQVLLAYGGPGRRALVFEPTYHMYARLAWITHTEVERVPVEAPFVLGPDAVRRAADAAAEVTFVCSPNNPTGNAQPLEVVEELARAVPGLVVVDEAYVEFGGKSAIGLVDSCPNVLVVRTFSKAFALAGARLGYCLAQPAVVEDLRRVRLPYHVSALTQAAGLAALRHAEEAMAILDAVRRQRDRILEELAGLEGVEVFPSDANFVLFRPARAAAEVWESLVERGVLVRDVSDQVLGCLRVTAGTPEEVDQFLWALKGTL
- a CDS encoding PIN domain-containing protein, with product MTTVLLDTHVVHWWSAEPDRVSAAARKALGGADELAVSAISWFELAWLARHERIALTIPIRSWLEQLARQVRTVGLTPAIADTAVALPSSFPGDPADRLIYATAIEHGWRLVTKDGALRTYRHPRPVAVW
- the hisB gene encoding imidazoleglycerol-phosphate dehydratase HisB — encoded protein: MTTARVREATVERTTRETSVKVVLRVDGTGTTSAETGLPFFDHMLRQLGTHAGFDLDVTASGDLEVDAHHTVEDVGIAVGQALAEALGDKAGIRRFGSVSVPLDEALVEVALDLSGRPFVVHEVPVPAELIGTYDPGLTEDFVRAFATAAGITLHARLVSGRSPHHIVEAEFKALARALGDACRVSGGEGQGPPSTKGVLA
- a CDS encoding anthranilate synthase component I family protein — encoded protein: MAALRTDTGLRIQPDAETFDRLAARWPLVPVWAELLADVSTPVGVFSALANGRPGALLESVERSERWGRYSFVAGDPATIVTVDGSGLRLEHVARSLPVQQPAPGTPAIPALRAVAEALRAPRLEGLPPLTGGLVGYLAYEAALLLDGHPHPGQAPVPPMRFLVADRAAVFDHWRQRLFLVAHVPGSAGREEGVRALEEMALRIHANGTLFPEPAGAEGTPPHATVSVDEAAFRASVGRAREHILAGDIFQAVLSRRLSVPAPDGGLPIYRRLRVVNPAPYMFFLRMPGPLELAGSSPEPLVRVEGRRVTTRPIAGTRPRGRDAEEDHRLEEELLADPKERAEHAMLVDLARNDLGRVCTAGSVRVTELMSVERFSRVMHIVSTVEGELPDGAGPLDALAAAFPAGTVTGAPKHRAMEIIAEEEPVARGPYAGAVGYLTFAGDLDFCITIRTAVVSDGRAHVQAGAGVVADSDPERELRETEAKASALLQAVGGWGR